A window from Fusarium musae strain F31 chromosome 8, whole genome shotgun sequence encodes these proteins:
- a CDS encoding hypothetical protein (EggNog:ENOG41), whose translation MRLLALFFLIIVAVNAYYTLSVYAPSLPQIHARIINARNKAFIIGATKPSTFCGLDNATECPDGTSTQVDGNMTGLAAAVPGGQFIFVAPDGIISYPPAHSALRPPGSQMGGFQRAHVISECKMPVTILMWSPENASPGLWACPTARNVPVTKEAVLKATTSTFTGSGCLAVEGIEIQTAGDKFAAWAYT comes from the exons ATGAGACTCCTCGCTCTATTTTTCCTTATCATCGTCGCGGTGAATGCCTACTACACTCTCTCCGTCTACGCACCTTCGCTTCCCCAGATCCATGCGCGCATCATCAATGCAAGGAACAAAGCCTTCATCATTGGTGCTACAAAGCCCAGTACATTCTGCGGTCTTGACAATGCCACTGAGTGTCCCGATGGCACCTCAACCCAAGTCGATGGAAACATGACGGGTCTCGCA GCCGCAGTTCCAGGCGGTCAgttcatcttcgtcgccCCCGATGGGATCATATCCTATCCACCCGCACACTCCGCCCTTCGACCCCCGGGCTCACAGATGGGCGGCTTCCAACGCGCACATGTCATCTCAGAGTGCAAGATGCCTGTCACGATACTTATGTGGTCCCCGGAGAACGCAAGTCCGGGACTTTGGGCTTGCCCTACAGCGAGGAATGTCCCAGTTACGAAGGAGGCGGTTCTCAAGGCGACGACGAGCACTTTCACGGGAAGTGGCTGTTTGGCTGTTGAAGGGATTGAGATTCAGACTGCAGGGGATAAGTTCGCTGCTTGGGCTTATACGTAG